Sequence from the Streptomyces puniciscabiei genome:
CCTTCAGCGCCCGGTCGAGCCAGGCCTGACGTCCGACGAAACGATTCGCCCCGAAGCCGGGACCGCCCTGGAGATACAGCAGCCACGGCAGCTCCTGCCCGGCCTTGTCGCTCGCGACCACCTCACGGCCGTACAGCTCGATCGTCTCGCCGTCCGGCGCGGCGTGGTCGAGGGGCACGGTGAAGCGGCGGTCGGTGAGGATGACGCCGGGCTGGCGGTAGCTGAGGCTCAACGGGTCTCCCGGGACGGACGGTACGGACGGGACCCAGTTCAGCACATGACCGGGCCCGCGCCGAGCCCAGGGATCATGGATTGTTACTGAACTTCCGGTCAGCCCCGGTCAGCGGGCCGTCAGGCTGGAACGGCGGACCACCAGCTCCGGCTGGAGCACCACCCGGCGGTGCTCGTGGGTCCCCCCGCCCTCGCCCTCCTCCGTCTCCTCCAGCAGCAGCTCGGCGGCGAGGGCGCCCATGGTGACGGCGGGCTGCCGTACGGAGGTCAGCGGTACGGCGGCGGCGGCCGCGAACTCGATGTCGTCGTAGCCGACGATCGCGAGGTCGTCGGGGACGGTGACCCCGGCCGCGTACATGGCCTGCAGGACGCCGAGGGCGAGCAGGTCGTTGGCGCAGAAGACGGCGGTGGGACGCTCGGCGAGGCCCAGCAGACGGGCGCCCGCGTCGCGGCCCGCGGCCACGTCGAGGCGTTCGGTGGGCAGCTCGCGCAGCGCCTCGGGGCCGAGCCCGGCCTCCGCGAGAGCGTTCAGGGCGCCGGTACGGCGGTCGCGGACCTGGTTGAGTCCGGGCGGTCCGCTGACGTAGGCGATGGAGCGGTGCCCGGCGTCCACCAGATGCCGGACCGCGAGCGCCCCTCCCGTGACGTCGTCCACCGACACCGAGCACTCGGCGGTGCCCTCGGCGACCCGGTCGACCAGCACGAACGGGATGCCGTGCCGGCGGAAGGCCGCGATGTTCCGGCCGGTGGCGTCGGCCGGGGTCAGCAGCACACCCCGCACCCGCTGCTCGGCGAAGAGCGCCAGATAATCGGCCTCCTCACCGGCGTTCTGGGCGCTGTTGCACACCATCACGCCGAGCCCCGCCTCGCGGGCCGCCCGCTCGGCGCCCCGTGCCACGTCCACGAAGAACGGGTTGCCCATGTCGAGCACGAGCAGACCCATGATCCGGCTGCGGCCCGCGCGCAGCTGACGGGCGGACTCGCTGCGGACGTAGCCGAGCCGCTCAATGGCGGACTGCACCCGGGCGCGGGTCTCGGAGGCGACCGTGTCCGGGCGGTTGATCACGTTGGACACGGTGCCCACGGAGACGCCGGCGGCGCGGGCGACGTCCTTGATACCCACCGACTGGGCCATCGGCTTTCAGACCTCCAGGGACGACGAGGGGCGGCGGGCGGAACCTCACATTACCGTCACCGCCCCCTGTGACGGCCCGCTCAGGCGGGCAGGGAGAACTCCACGACGCGCAGCGCCGAGGGCGTCGTACCGCTGGACTTCTCCTGGTACATGAACGACAGGACGTTGTCGGACCGCGCCCGCATCTCGTCGATCACGACCTCACCGAAGGCGCCCAGGCCGCTCCCGTCGA
This genomic interval carries:
- a CDS encoding LacI family DNA-binding transcriptional regulator codes for the protein MAQSVGIKDVARAAGVSVGTVSNVINRPDTVASETRARVQSAIERLGYVRSESARQLRAGRSRIMGLLVLDMGNPFFVDVARGAERAAREAGLGVMVCNSAQNAGEEADYLALFAEQRVRGVLLTPADATGRNIAAFRRHGIPFVLVDRVAEGTAECSVSVDDVTGGALAVRHLVDAGHRSIAYVSGPPGLNQVRDRRTGALNALAEAGLGPEALRELPTERLDVAAGRDAGARLLGLAERPTAVFCANDLLALGVLQAMYAAGVTVPDDLAIVGYDDIEFAAAAAVPLTSVRQPAVTMGALAAELLLEETEEGEGGGTHEHRRVVLQPELVVRRSSLTAR